A window of Cyclopterus lumpus isolate fCycLum1 chromosome 10, fCycLum1.pri, whole genome shotgun sequence genomic DNA:
cattatttgtacaTTCTCACTGTGAGCCCTGTGGAACTTGATCAATTCTCAAATACAAGACAGAttctttttcttcaaaacaGGAGTCTTTAATATTCAAGTATACTGTCAAAAAATTGAGTGATATCTTGAATTTGTCGTATTTACAAGTACAGAGAAAAGGTCGCTGGCTTTTGGCAGATTGTATATTAAATGCTTGCACACAAAATACAGTAAAtagaaatcaaaacatttgtaGTTTCactgaatgaattaaaaacagcaTTTCCTCAGCAGAACTTGATTTAATAACATTGAATACAGGTCAAGGTCATGGCTCACAGCCATCTGTCAGCAACTTAAACACGCTCGTGGAGTGTACGTGTGGCTGACAGCGGgttgttaaaaatgtaaactttttaCAACCTTTTAACCTTGTTTAAGCATATTGAAGGAAGCTTCCTAATAGCCACTTCAACATTTTAACCAGACACAAACCACATGAGGGCTGACAGATTTTATGGTCCAGTTCAACCATTATGTGACCATATAGTTCACTATGACATTAtatacttttattatatttgtttaggGATTGAAAGTCAGAGGCAATTATTACGTGAAACAACTTTAAGCATTATAATTAAATAGTTGCATGTCAGGAatattaacaaaaacaataatattaatactaaCAGTAGCCTTGTATAATTAATGTTTGTCTTAATTTACAATTTGTCGAATTTTTCATCGTAGCACACTGAAAATACTGTCTTAATTTTAGAGGTAAAATATTTAGGCATggtgtgaagaagaaaaaaagcattaataaaatgaaaattGTTCTAGTTTTGACATTTACAATTTACACAACAACTGTTTGCCAACtagttttttttgtgctaatgtcattgaaataaataaaaatggtgctgaaaacaaaacaagaaaaaagtaccaaaagtaattAAATATAAGAAGTTACACAAACTCCGCAAAGTCATAAATGCATGCAGTCGTAAAATAATCCCGTTCAACTGAATAGGGAACGCACTTATGTCATAGTTTACCATGTCCTAATGCCATGTAACGAAGACACCCCATTACTGGAGGAAAATGTGTTCTGGACATTATTCAGGTCCCCGACCCCAAAGTTCATGTAATTCCCGTTGCTGGGGGACCCTTGCATCGTTTGCATTGTGGCTGCAGGATAATTACACGCATAGTTAGTGTTGCAGCCGGCGCCGGTGTAGTTACTGAAAGCTGGATAGTTGTTATAGGAGAAATGGCCGATGTGACCCATGCTGTAGGAGGGGTTGTAGGTGGCTGTGTCGGCCGCCAGGCAAGGCTTCCCATCCCGCACCAGCACCGGCACCGACACCCTCCTGGGCGGCGGCAGAGACACCATCTCCAGGCTCTGGTCCTGCCTCTGCCGCTTGCACTTGTACCTCCGGTTCTGGAACCAGATCTTCACCTGGGTCGGGGTGAGTTTGAGCGCCCCGGCTAGGTGGTCTCTCTCCGGGGCGGACAGGTACCTCTGCTGCTTGAAGCGGCGCTCCAGCTCGTACACCTGCGCCTGCGAAAAGAGGACCCGCGGTTTCCTGCGTCTCCGGGGCTTGGCTCGGTCCGGGTCTTCGGGTTTGATGTCCTCCAGGGGCTCGTTCAGAAGACTGAACTCTCCTGATCACaccagacagaaagaaaggatgaaaaaaaaatacatatatctGGAAAGGTCACTTGTTAACAAAGGGGCTGGATGGATATTTATTTTCACCATTAGGCCTAGCTATGTTCACTATACTGCTGaccaataataatagtaataggaTCATATTTTGTATCATACTACTTAGGCTACTGTATATGGTTAATTTGGACCAATTCTGCAAATGTTAGTAATTCCTTTCCCTTGGCCGCCCATGATGCATTCAGTGTGTTTCGAGAAATAAACATCTTGCAGGCCTACAAGAAAATGATAACCATGAACTCAACTTTTATAttagaaatgtaataaaatccAGTTTCAAAGCCTGCCAATAAGAGTGTGTCCTGTATGCGTTCTGCTTTAGTGGAGATGTGTTTGGAGCATCAGACGTTCCGCACAAATCAAAGCGCTCGAGCCTGCGGGCCTCGTTGCAGAGGCCTGCACGATCACACGTTGTCCTCCTCAGCTCACCTTTTCTGCGTTTCGCCTCAAACGCGTCTGATTCCCCATGTTTAACTATATCCATCTCCACGAGGGACTTCCCATACATGGCAGTGGCAAAGTTCTGTGCATTGCCTCTGCCGGCTCTGGACTCGTGGAGGTCTTCTCCAAACAGCGAGGCGGCGGCGGACGACATGTCCCGGAGAGGCTCCTGCTTCAGGCTGGCCAGcatgcaggaggaagaggagggggaggaggaggaggaggaggaggtcggcACGGTACAGCAGTCCATACGAGAAGAAAAGTCCAAAGAAGACACCGTAACGTCATGACTCTGCTCCAGGTTTAATATATCCTTTACAGAGAAGGGAGTGGACGTGCTGCTGTGGCTGGGAAACATGACCAAGAACTGAAAAAAATTAACTATTAACCTGTCATATGGACGTAACAAAGAAGACGTCAACaaactccctctccttcctggcAATATTTACTAAATGTAAGTATTAGTTTGGCATAGCAGACTGATCTTGGGTGAAGTGTGCATTTTGAATGTCAACTCTGTctccaaactttttttcttggcctccctctcctcccggTGACgcggggagggaggggtgagccAGTGGGACACTCTGTATGGAGCCACTGGTACTCCCATTTCGTGACGTAAAGTGATGTCtggtacatatacatacatgttcAATCACTGCAAATGTACCACACCAACAGCCCAGACCAGATTATTCTATTTCCAAGGCAAATTACCTTGCTGGAAGCATTTGCTGAATCCGCCATGTGCTTGATCTTGGTGGAAATAAAAACTTCATAAATTGAGTGAAACTTAATAAGTAGCTTTTTAGATGGATATTTTCCGTTTTTTCAGTCATTACACTCCAGTTTACAGTATATTCTACAAGCCCAGCGTTTGGACAGATGTTTACACACACTTTCAAGTACCAAGAGAAATGATGTATCCAACTGCGTGAACATCAACGATCTATAATAGTGCAATGAGTCAAACGTGCATCATTTAGCTCACTGGGAAGAATTATAAAAGGGCTTGATGTGCCTGATAAGCCTGATCGTGCATGCgcgtgagtgtttgtgtgtgtttggggtgtCGGCCCGTCCCTCATCCGACGGGAAACGGAGCAGACGAGCGTCAAGAAAGAGGGGAGCAGACAACAGGTTGTGGGTCCCTCAACACGGAACCTGAAACCAGAAGCGACACACTCTGCTGTCTGCCTCCAAGAGATTCTGGAGCCACTGTCTGCGTTATCAGCACGTGATAACAGATGACAacaaacctgcacacacactcccacccaCGCTGCAGGCCCTAAAGACGTGTCATATATGTGACACCCACGTTATGAACCGGTAAAACAGCCCAActttattgctttttaaattaGCAAATTTCACAGACTTTTTGGTTCAATTCCAGTGAACAAAAACACGTCTCTCGCCTCTCCATGCATTCTTAATAGTGAAATGAGATGTTGTCAAATTAAACATGCAATAAGTAAAGTATTGATTACAAAAGACAAAGTACAACTCATTTCGCCAGACAGCAGTAAAATGGAGACAACTGTGCGTAATGACGCATGAACCACacgtgttcccccccccccaccgttgGCACTAAACCTGCTATTAATGCCTGTGGAGACGGTCACAGGAGACAGACAGTATTATCGTTTGTTTTATCTCCAGCGTTTAGCACAGCCACGGGGTAAATGGGTCCCCCTGTCTCCGACCTAGCGGTGGTGTTTATAGTTTTAAAGACTATTTGTGCGCCTCGAGAGCTGATGAATGGCTGTGCAATCCTTCTCAGGCGCAGCGAGAGTCAACACTGGCCGGGCTCTTGCTGTAATAATTGGCGAAATAAAGTAAAcgcaagggggagggggggagcaaAAGACCCCAGGGAAATGTAAGACACTAGGGAAATGTGTTCGTCGTGATTGATTTCCACTGCTTTGCGCGTGTTGACTGTAACGTTTTGTATTGTGTTCTATCATTAATTGTCGCGAGAAATTCAAAAGACGAAATCTCTGGATTGATAAATCATCCCCCAAATTAAACACGTCCCCGGTTCTACGGGATTCAGTCAACTGTAAATTGAACATGACAGGTCTGGCATGTGTTTCATATCCCTAATGCTTCGTCCCGCAGCAGCCCCGCGGTCCCCTTTGACCTGTCTTTCTGCAGCACATCTCCAACTCAGATAAAGCTTTAGATAAGGTTGCTTAAAAACTTCCGCTGCACGAACGTGTGGGTATTTTGAGGGTCGGAGCCtcgctgtgtgtgcgtgcgtgcgtgcgcgtgtgtgtgcgcgcgcgcgcgtgtgtgtgtgtttgacccaaattaaaatgtttgtctCTTGCCTAAACCTTCCCTGTGGCTCAAAACGCATCTTTAGAacgacctctctctctctctccctctcccccctccctctctcctggaGGTCTTTTGGTGATTTAGAACCATTAACTGTTTGGTGATTACACTGATTTGGAGGCAACAGGATCATTAGGATGTAATCCGTTTAAGAATGactttctctaaaaaaaaactggttgGCGTCATTACCTTTTCAAGATATGCAGTGGGTTTGCAGAGGCCTATATCTAAAACTTAGCAACATGAAATCCCTGCTTTCAAAACGTTATATGAAAAGGTTTGATTTGTGACAATTATACACTGTGAAGAGCTTAAGTTCACATTCTGAAGGATGACTGAATCGTGGAtgcattattgttttatatGCTGCTTGTTAATGTGTTGGTCTTGTAGTTGTAACTTGTTCTATTGGCTCAACAGTTTTACAGTTTTATCTCATATTTTATGaggtgtattattatttttcaatatgTAATATTAAATTGCAAGTAGTAAACCTAATCTGTCAGAGATGAGAACAAATATCCATTATTTCCCTTAAACTAGTGAATGAAGAAAGTCTCaggaaatgttaaaataaagaGCCAACAATTCCCACCATGAGCAGGGCGGTGGTGGAACAACTATCTATGAGAACCTGTTACCTTCAACCCCCGATAGACTGTTGAgaacataacaataaaacataaaaaataaaaattataacACATGActaataacccccccccccccccaaaaaaagaactAAACAATAAGAGCATTAAAAAAGAAGCCAGAAATACTATATATAACTattcacatatatacacatataaatatatatatatatatatatatatatatatatatatatatatatatatatatatatatatatatatatatatatatataaacggaTACACATTATATGCAAGTTCatctaaatatatgtttttgtatttaactGCATCATGCTAATGTGtataaatgaacacacacagacatacaaatagaaaaacatgtCCTTGCATACGGCAGTGAAATAATGtagaaaacatttgaataaagtGGTATTAAAATAATACGTTTTAACTTCAGAAATTCGGAAAGAGAAAGTGAgttttaagaatttaaatgagGACACAATGAACTTGCCTGAGCAGATGAGCTCTTCCAAAGTCTCGAGGCTAGAAGAGAAAAAGCCCACTCCCGATGTCTTTAATCTGGAGCTCTGGACAGCCAGAAGGACCTGTTGGAGGATCTTACAACGTATAGAGTTACAAGATCTGTGATGTGGACATTTTCTAAATCTGTAATTTCTCTAAACTTCATTGGCAACCGCTGAAAGCATGTTGTGCTCTGTTCTTTTGGAGATAACGCAAATCTGACTGGTGAGGAAATAGTCTAGATGAGAGAAAATACGGCTTTCTCTTGACTGTCTGTGGAAGTTATAGAGGAAATGGAGATCTTCTTTTAAGACAACTCTGAGCAATTATTGCtttctatttaaaataaatgcattggaTCAATTTGTCTAATTTCTTTCAGTCAAGTGGAAACTCTTATAGTTTAAGGAGACAAAAAGTAGAACACCAATCTTTGTACAACAATTTTGCTGAATCCAACATGACATCATATCAAATTACAAACACaaacttaaaacaaaacaagatagtTAGAAAGGGCATCCGACAATTCAACAAAAATCCATAAATTTCACATAAAGAGTATATGCAAACTTGTGGACCAATACAACGAATCTGACTGATCATTAGGGTCCAAATGGGAACTATGTTGAAATGCACCAATCTTTAAAAGTAAATAGGTAAATACAATTTCAAATTGAATAGTGGGATTTTATCTACTTTTTGATTAACTTTCTGATCTGACGTACATTTctatagaaaaaataaatacaaatacatttatatatattttgtatatgtttcttcttattttctttctacatGTCACATTCGCTGTAATGCAAGCAGCTCCAGCCTGACATATATattaacaaatatacaaattacAAGTTGAACTTACATAACACAACATGAATACTGACTCGACCTGAAATCCAATACCTTCAAATTAAACATAAACCGTTAGCTCCCGATTCCCTTTATGGTCACATCCTCACCCCAGACAACTCGTGTGTGACCCAGCAGGCCTGAAAACACGATACGTTGTAAATCCATATCGCCACCTGTTGTTCCATCTTTTGAACAAGAgatcattatatattatatttcccATATGCCTCCTCATTAACCTTACGTGTCAGTTAATGGTTGATACTTTCCAATTTGCTTTCAGTCCAAGGCCAGGCCTCGGCAATGCAGTCTGTCGCTGTGTCTCCATCAGCCTGGATGTttcatataatattaataactgcAGTGGAGATGTCATGAACTCATTTAGACGTGACTGATGTGGTTTACTAGCTGAGGAGTTAAATCTTTATCCCTATGTCCTCTCCACCACTCCCTCATGAGTTACACTACCACCATGTGGCCATTGAAAGAACGCACCCAAATGTTGGCCTAATCCACTACTAATATGCTATTTATGGTGACAATGTGGATTTTTATCATACGAATGATTGTCGCAGAGGTTCTTTTGGGGCAAAGATGGCTGAAGAGTCAGGGGGCTGTGTCATTTATTGCGTGACTTAAGCATCCGCTGATCCAGAGTCAGCGTATTGTAACTGGATACTAACTGAATATGGCAGCAATGTCAAGTGCCATCTGTCTGTGCATCGTTTGTCTTGTCTGTGATGGAGGGAGCAGCATCCCCTTCATCTTCGCTCcatcctctgcctcctcccgcCTACCCCGCCACCCCTGACAAACACCCCCCAGGTCATGTTCACAGGCCTGGCAAGGCTTCACACAGTCTGCCACTGAGTTCAAGGTGATGTTCGAGCACCCCGGTGGAAATACGATGACGGGTTTGACTCTGGGGCTGCTTTAGTTTTGTCTACAGCTGATGTTTGAGGTCAGCGGTAGGATACCGCTGTCTTGGAGCTCATGAGCTGATGAATGGATTTTAAGGGACAGGTTGTGCCCTGTTGACATTTGCTAACTGGATACGAAACCAGAATTTTAAAGGGGTACTCCAGTGATTTAGCATTGCACTCAAAATGGAAACAGCCGAGTCCGAGATATCCTTATTTTTACTCATCTGTATGAGTCATGCTTCAGAACCATCAGATGCTTTAAATCAATAGCCTGTTTTATCAGACCTTCTCATCCTGTCTATGCCCTTGGATGGTGAATGGATGCTGAATCAGACACATATTAAATCTGAACCTTTTGAGTAATAGGACACCTGAGTTGTATCTGATGAAATATTTCCTCAAAAGACTGATTCCATTCTCACTTTGAACTCCcgatgtgtaagtgtgtgaatTGTAAATAGCTTTGTTAATGTATAGAAAAGCACTACATTAATGCTGTCCATCTCTTTAAATGAGAACCATTGAAGTCCCAATGACATCATCTGAGTTATTTCCTCAGACTTTAGAAAACTCCCTCGAGAGCAACCGGAAACATTATACAACTAATACATCATCAAAATGatatt
This region includes:
- the nkx2.5 gene encoding homeobox protein Nkx-2.5, which gives rise to MFPSHSSTSTPFSVKDILNLEQSHDVTVSSLDFSSRMDCCTVPTSSSSSSSPSSSSCMLASLKQEPLRDMSSAAASLFGEDLHESRAGRGNAQNFATAMYGKSLVEMDIVKHGESDAFEAKRRKEFSLLNEPLEDIKPEDPDRAKPRRRRKPRVLFSQAQVYELERRFKQQRYLSAPERDHLAGALKLTPTQVKIWFQNRRYKCKRQRQDQSLEMVSLPPPRRVSVPVLVRDGKPCLAADTATYNPSYSMGHIGHFSYNNYPAFSNYTGAGCNTNYACNYPAATMQTMQGSPSNGNYMNFGVGDLNNVQNTFSSSNGVSSLHGIRTW